A window from Drosophila nasuta strain 15112-1781.00 chromosome 3, ASM2355853v1, whole genome shotgun sequence encodes these proteins:
- the LOC132790565 gene encoding venom protease-like produces the protein MRELHISCGTRKVNRQPIVCCTRPSTSTTTTTTITPIPETTLTTTTPEPTSTTSISSLVDLRSNSCLLVPGVYGECIDIKRCPSILNQLREKGNDPVLVKFIKASNLLCDNVGQNVCCPTEPGPRRLPTENEGCGEPNLVSYRRIVGGDEAMKGAYPWIALLGYGESSLSIFKCGGTLITARHVVTAAHCIKDNLSFVRLGEHDLSTDTDTTHMDINIVKKVSHSNYNKTDGHSDIAMLYLERNVEFTNIMKPICLPNSPSLRAKSYVDTNPIVIGWGNTQESGRSAKILRQLTIPILENSVCQNSYKALNLSFSLNQFDKAVLCAGILAGGQDACQGDSGGPLMTSEQLDNGEIRFYLIGVVAYGYGCARPNIPGVYTSTQYFMDWINDKVREMP, from the exons ATGCGCGAATTGCACATCAGTTGTGGTACTCGCAAAGTCAACAGGCAACCAATT GTGTGTTGTACGAGACCATcaacaagtacaacaacaaccacaaccatAACTCCAATACCAGAAACGACTTTGACAACCACAACACCGGAACCAACGTCAACCACATCAATCTCATCGCTTGTGGATCTTCGATCAAACAGTTGTCTATTGGTACCGGGAGTGTATGGCGAATGCATCG acATCAAGAGATGTCCGTCCATATTGAATCAGCTAAGGGAGAAGGGAAACGATCCTGTACTagtcaaatttataaaagctTCGAATTTACTTTGTGACAACGTCGGCCAAAATGTGTGTTGTCCCACAGAGCCAGGTCCACGTCGCTTGCCCACTGAAAATGAGGGTTGTGGTGAACCAAACTTGGTCAGTTATAGGAGAATCGTGGGCGGCGATGAGGCAATGAAAGGTGCTTATCCATGGATCGCACTGCTAGGATATGGTGAAAGTTCCCTTTCGATCTTCAAATGTGGCGGAACTTTGATTACAGCCAGACATGTTGTGACAGCAGCTCATTGCATAAAGGATAATCT gtCGTTTGTGCGCCTCGGAGAGCACGATCTTTCTACCGACACTGACACTACGCACATGGACATCAACATAGTCAAG AAGGTGTCCCATTCCAATTACAATAAGACAGACGGTCACAGCGATATAGCGATGCTCTACTTGGAACGGAACGTGGAGTTTACAAATATAATGAAGCCCATTTGTTTGCCCAACTCTCCCAGCTTGCGTGCCAAGTCTTATGTGGATACAAACCCCATTGTCATTGGCTGGGGTAATACTCAAGAGTCTGGAAGAAGTGCAAAGATATTGCGTCAGCTAACGATACCCATCCTGGAGAATTCAgtgtgccaaaacagttaTAAAGCATTGAATCTAAGCTTTAGCTTGAATCAATTCGATAAAGCCGTACTCTGTGCTGGAATTTTAGCAGGCGGCCAAGACGCTTGCCAAGGGGACTCAGGTGGTCCGCTAATGACCTCCGAGCAATTAGATAATGGTGAAATCAGATTCTATCTGATTGGAGTTGTTGCCTATGGCTATGGTTGTGCCAGGCCAAATATACCTGGAGTCTATACGAGCACACAATACTTCATGGACTGGATAAACGATAAGGTACGAGAGATGCCGTGA